The following proteins come from a genomic window of Pocillopora verrucosa isolate sample1 chromosome 6, ASM3666991v2, whole genome shotgun sequence:
- the LOC131780608 gene encoding NLR family CARD domain-containing protein 3-like isoform X2, whose product MASATPSQPSTKETSNYAQLCRLLVEVGSLMLREIFDRVCPPENLHAVLTNPKNHAKLQTLRKKRVLTTFQWGKLYPVSKTSVSSGNFDTSLLLFLLRNIFGLNFPASGRNNLPPGSDTSPEADITRIKFFRDRVFSYAANASVDDPTFSLYWNNIKDTFLRIGGTCYEEVINDPTLHCMDADLEEHYQELLREWLKDDDRITDKVHEDKIVKKARKEGDMENSFDISEQNSWERETVLMPGENTSAENGNGSPPELIVKLPKLCDLPAISSSWETVELPVDIVLLAVEDCEFLSCFAYLKEPFKSYHISTGPVYFGCMGDDQGKKMKIALMRCSKGPDVPQGSLSVSKDAISVLRPKAIFSVGACSGLNSKKVKLGDVVVSAKLITAVYKTPPSRDIGNLIKHVADGWKAPLQNADEYNAKVYCDGVVLSISEANRDMIRKHPEAIAVEMEGGGVYAAAHDFKTEWVVVKGIKDFVDETHSSSKKWNEIACVMAASVVANILNDPVIFQDWPHFNADSLSDLRDTTEKIEIEMKEVKETLCSLTTTVEKSTDEGIFDPTELINGIRQLYKTREGWLSPFPWCEEFQFFLGNIFTRLKVVRRKKTRGEISNVFVDMSSILDPYEECSAPRTVLIEGEPGMGKTTYCKKYAYDWATKQQEPQGCGSTAFKVVLLLKCRDIHSDVWEAIDDQLLPRDIDEEVKQQFCRFIRENQSSILLILDGLDELPSSKLSMFSELIEGRVLPKCHLVATARHEAGKEVRKCCDVLLQIEGFTEEHVKGFVTKYFKERTDLATKLSQRMSRDKNLREIAANPLNTALLCLLCEEFEGTLPESRAQLYLDMVECVLRRYRKRKGLLEKIEDLTNHYKPQLNHLGKVALNGLLDDKLDFNESELRNHAKDLTEFGFLSVQPGGSKLRQTLHYAFLHKSFQEFFAAFFISSQIQSKEMKPEELVSDPRYFVELKQILLFSCGILAMKCDEQVVALVKSLTNKVNKNEGRGAKIVLEAINECKREKSDFHSHLLKSFGTGLNLTNLDLSRNRISDAGATCIAEAIKVNKTLTNLYLHNNGISAAGATCIAEAIKVNKTLTNLDLSGNDISAAGATCIAEAIKVNKTLTNLDLDNNGISDAGATCIAEAIKVNKTLTNLDLSWNGISDAGATCIAEAIKVNKTLTNLDLRGNGISDAGATCIAEAIKVNKTLTNLDLSLNDISDAGATCIAEAIKVNKTLTNLDLSWNGISAAGATCIAEAIKVNKTLTNLYLHNNGISAAGATCIAEAIKVNKTLTNLDLRGNGISDAGATCIAEAIKVNKTLTNLDLDNNGISDAGATCIAEAMKVNKTLTNLDLRGNGISDAGATCIAEAIKVNKTLTNLDLSLNDISDAGATCIAEAMKVNKTLTNLDSSGNGISAAGATCIAEAIIVNKTLN is encoded by the exons ATGGCTTCTGCCACCCCATCACAACCTTCTACCAAGGAGACCTCTAATTATGCCCAGCTCTGTCGCCTTCTTGTTGAAGTTGGATCACTTATGCTAAGGGAGATCTTTGACCGGGTATGTCCACCAGAAAACCTTCATGCAGTTCTGACTAATCCCAAAAACCATGCCAAACTACAAACATTGCGAAAGAAGAGAGTCCTGACTACCTTCCAGTGGGGGAAACTGTATCCTGTCTCCAAAACATCAGTTTCCTCAGGGAACTTTGACACCTCCTTACTGCTATTTCTTTTGAGGAATATCTTTGGTCTGAATTTCCCTGCCTCTGGCCGGAATAACCTTCCTCCAGGATCAGACACCTCTCCAGAAGCTGACATCACTCGCATCAAGTTTTTCAGGGACAGAGTTTTCAGTTATGCTGCTAatgcttcagttgatgatccaaCCTTCAGTTTGTACTGGAACAACATCAAAGACACTTTTCTGCGTATTGGAGGGACCTGCTATGAGGAAGTCATAAATGATCCTACACTCCACTGTATGGATGCTGATCTTGAAGAACACTACCAAGAGCTTCTGAGAGAGTGGTTGAAAGATGATGACCGTATCACAGACAAAGTGCATGAagacaaaattgtgaaaaaggcCAGGAAGGAAGGGGACATGGAAAATTCCTTTgacatttctgaacaaaattcatGGGAGAGAG AGACAGTATTAATGCCAGGGGAAAATACATCAGCAGAGAATGGCAATGGCAGCCCACCAGAGCTCATTGTGAAACTTCCAAAGTTGTGTGATCTTCCAGCAATCTCTTCTTCTTGGGAAACTGTTGAACTTCCTGTTGATATTGTTTTATTAGCAGTGGAGGACTGTGAGTTCTTAAGTTGTTTTGCCTACCTGAAGGAACCCTTTAAGAGTTACCACATCAGCACTGGCCCTGTGTACTTTGGGTGCATGGgtgatgatcaaggaaagaaaatgaaaattgcattgaTGAGGTGCTCCAAAGGTCCTGATGTTCCTCAGGGTTCTTTgtcagtttcaaaagatgccaTCTCAGTACTGAGACCCAAGGCTATCTTTTCTGTTGGTGCCTGCAGTGGTTTGAAtagcaaaaaggtcaagttaggaGATGTGGTTGTTTCAGCAAAGCTGATAACAGCTGTATACAAAACTCCCCCCAGCAGAGATATTGGTAACCTGATCAAACATGTGGCTGATGGGTGGAAGGCACCTTTACAAAATGCTGATGAATATAATGCCAAAGTGTACTGTGATGGAGTGGTTCTGAGTATCTCAGAGGCAAACAGAGATATGATTAGGAAACATCCTGAagcaattgcagttgaaatggaGGGTGGAG gagTGTATGCAGCAGCCcatgattttaagacagaatgggtGGTAGTCAAGGGCATCAAAGACTTTGTAGATGAAACGCACtcttcaagtaagaaatggaatgaaattgCCTGTGTTATGGCAGCTTCTGTTGTggccaacattttgaatgatccagtcatattccaagattggcctcaTTTTAATGCAG ATTCGCTAAGTGACCTCAGAGACACAACTGAGAAGATAGAGATTGAAATGAAGGAGGTTAAAGAGACGCTTTGTAGCCTGACGACCACAGTGGAGAAAAGCACAGATGAAG gtatttttgatccgactgagcttatcaatggaattcgccagctttacaagactcgcgagggatggctctcaccatttccatggtgtgaagagtttcagttttttcttggaaatatttttacaaggctcaaagtggtcagaagaaagaaaacgagaggagaaatcagtaacgtatttgttgacatgtcgtcaatactagacccgtatgaagagtgttcagcgccgagaacagtgttgattgaaggagaacctggtatgggaaaaaccacctattgtaaaaagtacgcctacgactgggccacaaaacagcaagaacCTCAGGGCTGCGGCTCAACAGCATTTAAagtggtattgttactgaaatgTCGAGATATCCATTCTGACGTTTGGGAAGCTATTGATGATCAGCTTCTGCCCCGAGACAtcgatgaagaagtcaaacaacaatTCTGTCGTtttattcgtgaaaatcagtccagcattttattgatattggatggattggatgagttaCCGTCCAGTAAATTGTCGATGTTTTCcgaattaattgaaggaagagtgCTCCCCAAATGCCACCTAGTTGCAACAGCAAGACAcgaagctggaaaagaggtgagaaaatgttgtgacgtgctgcttcagatcgaaggattTACTGAAGAGCATGTGAAAGGatttgtcaccaagtactttaaagaaaggacgGATTTAGCCACCAAGCTCTCGCAACGGATGTCGCGAGAtaaaaacctgagagaaatagcggccaatcctctaaacacagcacttctttgccttttatgcGAAGAGTTTGAGGGCACACTCCCCGAAAGCagagctcaactgtacttggatatggttgaatgtgttttgagaagatatagaaaaaggAAGGGACTACTAGAAAAGATCGAAGACTTGACAAACCATTACAAACCACAATTgaatcaccttggaaaggtagcgttgaatggtttacttgacgataagttagattttaatgaaagtgaattgagaaaccatgcaaaagacctgactgaatttggatttctgtcagtgCAGCCTGGTGGCAGCAAACTGAGACAAACACTGCACTATGccttcttacataaaagttttcaagaattctttgcagcattcttcatttcttctcagattcaaagcaaggagatgaaacctgaagaactagTTTCCGATCCAAGGTATTTCGttgaacttaaacaaatacttttgttttcatgtggaattttggccatgaaatgcgatgaacaggttgtggctcttgtaaagagtttaacaaataaagtcaacaaaaatgaaggccgtggtgcaaaaattgtattggaggccatcaacgaatgcaaaagagaaaaaagtgattttcactcGCATTTATTGAAGTCGTTTGGAACTGGATTGAATctgaccaatttggatttgtctcggaatcgtattagtgatgcgggtgctacatgtattgctgaggcaatcaaagtgaacaagacgctaaccaatttgtatttgcacaacaatggtattagtgctgcgggtgctacatgtattgctgaggcaatcaaagtgaacaagacgctaaccaatttggatttgtctgggaatgatattagtgctgcgggtgctacatgtattgctgaggcaatcaaagtgaacaagacgctaaccaatttggatttggacaacaatggtattagtgatgcgggtgctacatgtattgctgaggcaatcaaagtgaacaagacgctaaccaatttggatttgtcttggaatggtattagtgatgcgggtgctacatgtattgctgaggcaatcaaagtgaacaagacgctaaccaatttggatttgcgaggtaatggtattagtgatgcgggtgctacatgtattgctgaggcaatcaaagtgaacaagacgctaaccaatttggatttgtctctcaatgatattagtgatgcgggtgctacatgtattgctgaggcaatcaaagtgaacaagacgctaaccaatttggatttgtcttggaatggtattagtgctgcgggtgctacatgtattgctgaggcaatcaaagtgaacaagacgctaaccaatttgtatttgcacaacaatggtattagtgctgcgggtgctacatgtattgctgaggcaatcaaagtgaacaagacgctaaccaatttggatttgcgaggtaatggtattagtgatgcgggtgctacatgtattgctgaggcaatcaaagtgaacaagacgctaaccaatttggatttggacaacaatggtattagtgatgcgggtgctacatgtattgctgaggcaatgaaagtgaacaagacgctaaccaatttggatttgcgaggtaatggtattagtgatgcgggtgctacatgtattgctgaggcaatcaaagtgaacaagacgctaaccaatttggatttgtctctcaatgatattagtgatgcgggtgctacatgtattgctgaggcaatgaaagtgaacaagacgctaaccaatttggattcGTCTgggaatggtattagtgctgcgggtgctacatgtattgctgaggcaatcatagtcaacaagacgctaaattaa
- the LOC131780608 gene encoding NLR family CARD domain-containing protein 3-like isoform X4, whose amino-acid sequence MASATPSQPSTKETSNYAQLCRLLVEVGSLMLREIFDRVCPPENLHAVLTNPKNHAKLQTLRKKRVLTTFQWGKLYPVSKTSVSSGNFDTSLLLFLLRNIFGLNFPASGRNNLPPGSDTSPEADITRIKFFRDRVFSYAANASVDDPTFSLYWNNIKDTFLRIGGTCYEEVINDPTLHCMDADLEEHYQELLREWLKDDDRITDKVHEDKIVKKARKEGDMENSFDISEQNSWERETVLMPGENTSAENGNGSPPELIVKLPKLCDLPAISSSWETVELPVDIVLLAVEDCEFLSCFAYLKEPFKSYHISTGPVYFGCMGDDQGKKMKIALMRCSKGPDVPQGSLSVSKDAISVLRPKAIFSVGACSGLNSKKVKLGDVVVSAKLITAVYKTPPSRDIGNLIKHVADGWKAPLQNADEYNAKVYCDGVVLSISEANRDMIRKHPEAIAVEMEGGGVYAAAHDFKTEWVVVKGIKDFVDETHSSSKKWNEIACVMAASVVANILNDPVIFQDWPHFNAGIFDPTELINGIRQLYKTREGWLSPFPWCEEFQFFLGNIFTRLKVVRRKKTRGEISNVFVDMSSILDPYEECSAPRTVLIEGEPGMGKTTYCKKYAYDWATKQQEPQGCGSTAFKVVLLLKCRDIHSDVWEAIDDQLLPRDIDEEVKQQFCRFIRENQSSILLILDGLDELPSSKLSMFSELIEGRVLPKCHLVATARHEAGKEVRKCCDVLLQIEGFTEEHVKGFVTKYFKERTDLATKLSQRMSRDKNLREIAANPLNTALLCLLCEEFEGTLPESRAQLYLDMVECVLRRYRKRKGLLEKIEDLTNHYKPQLNHLGKVALNGLLDDKLDFNESELRNHAKDLTEFGFLSVQPGGSKLRQTLHYAFLHKSFQEFFAAFFISSQIQSKEMKPEELVSDPRYFVELKQILLFSCGILAMKCDEQVVALVKSLTNKVNKNEGRGAKIVLEAINECKREKSDFHSHLLKSFGTGLNLTNLDLSRNRISDAGATCIAEAIKVNKTLTNLYLHNNGISAAGATCIAEAIKVNKTLTNLDLSGNDISAAGATCIAEAIKVNKTLTNLDLDNNGISDAGATCIAEAIKVNKTLTNLDLSWNGISDAGATCIAEAIKVNKTLTNLDLRGNGISDAGATCIAEAIKVNKTLTNLDLSLNDISDAGATCIAEAIKVNKTLTNLDLSWNGISAAGATCIAEAIKVNKTLTNLYLHNNGISAAGATCIAEAIKVNKTLTNLDLRGNGISDAGATCIAEAIKVNKTLTNLDLDNNGISDAGATCIAEAMKVNKTLTNLDLRGNGISDAGATCIAEAIKVNKTLTNLDLSLNDISDAGATCIAEAMKVNKTLTNLDSSGNGISAAGATCIAEAIIVNKTLN is encoded by the exons ATGGCTTCTGCCACCCCATCACAACCTTCTACCAAGGAGACCTCTAATTATGCCCAGCTCTGTCGCCTTCTTGTTGAAGTTGGATCACTTATGCTAAGGGAGATCTTTGACCGGGTATGTCCACCAGAAAACCTTCATGCAGTTCTGACTAATCCCAAAAACCATGCCAAACTACAAACATTGCGAAAGAAGAGAGTCCTGACTACCTTCCAGTGGGGGAAACTGTATCCTGTCTCCAAAACATCAGTTTCCTCAGGGAACTTTGACACCTCCTTACTGCTATTTCTTTTGAGGAATATCTTTGGTCTGAATTTCCCTGCCTCTGGCCGGAATAACCTTCCTCCAGGATCAGACACCTCTCCAGAAGCTGACATCACTCGCATCAAGTTTTTCAGGGACAGAGTTTTCAGTTATGCTGCTAatgcttcagttgatgatccaaCCTTCAGTTTGTACTGGAACAACATCAAAGACACTTTTCTGCGTATTGGAGGGACCTGCTATGAGGAAGTCATAAATGATCCTACACTCCACTGTATGGATGCTGATCTTGAAGAACACTACCAAGAGCTTCTGAGAGAGTGGTTGAAAGATGATGACCGTATCACAGACAAAGTGCATGAagacaaaattgtgaaaaaggcCAGGAAGGAAGGGGACATGGAAAATTCCTTTgacatttctgaacaaaattcatGGGAGAGAG AGACAGTATTAATGCCAGGGGAAAATACATCAGCAGAGAATGGCAATGGCAGCCCACCAGAGCTCATTGTGAAACTTCCAAAGTTGTGTGATCTTCCAGCAATCTCTTCTTCTTGGGAAACTGTTGAACTTCCTGTTGATATTGTTTTATTAGCAGTGGAGGACTGTGAGTTCTTAAGTTGTTTTGCCTACCTGAAGGAACCCTTTAAGAGTTACCACATCAGCACTGGCCCTGTGTACTTTGGGTGCATGGgtgatgatcaaggaaagaaaatgaaaattgcattgaTGAGGTGCTCCAAAGGTCCTGATGTTCCTCAGGGTTCTTTgtcagtttcaaaagatgccaTCTCAGTACTGAGACCCAAGGCTATCTTTTCTGTTGGTGCCTGCAGTGGTTTGAAtagcaaaaaggtcaagttaggaGATGTGGTTGTTTCAGCAAAGCTGATAACAGCTGTATACAAAACTCCCCCCAGCAGAGATATTGGTAACCTGATCAAACATGTGGCTGATGGGTGGAAGGCACCTTTACAAAATGCTGATGAATATAATGCCAAAGTGTACTGTGATGGAGTGGTTCTGAGTATCTCAGAGGCAAACAGAGATATGATTAGGAAACATCCTGAagcaattgcagttgaaatggaGGGTGGAG gagTGTATGCAGCAGCCcatgattttaagacagaatgggtGGTAGTCAAGGGCATCAAAGACTTTGTAGATGAAACGCACtcttcaagtaagaaatggaatgaaattgCCTGTGTTATGGCAGCTTCTGTTGTggccaacattttgaatgatccagtcatattccaagattggcctcaTTTTAATGCAG gtatttttgatccgactgagcttatcaatggaattcgccagctttacaagactcgcgagggatggctctcaccatttccatggtgtgaagagtttcagttttttcttggaaatatttttacaaggctcaaagtggtcagaagaaagaaaacgagaggagaaatcagtaacgtatttgttgacatgtcgtcaatactagacccgtatgaagagtgttcagcgccgagaacagtgttgattgaaggagaacctggtatgggaaaaaccacctattgtaaaaagtacgcctacgactgggccacaaaacagcaagaacCTCAGGGCTGCGGCTCAACAGCATTTAAagtggtattgttactgaaatgTCGAGATATCCATTCTGACGTTTGGGAAGCTATTGATGATCAGCTTCTGCCCCGAGACAtcgatgaagaagtcaaacaacaatTCTGTCGTtttattcgtgaaaatcagtccagcattttattgatattggatggattggatgagttaCCGTCCAGTAAATTGTCGATGTTTTCcgaattaattgaaggaagagtgCTCCCCAAATGCCACCTAGTTGCAACAGCAAGACAcgaagctggaaaagaggtgagaaaatgttgtgacgtgctgcttcagatcgaaggattTACTGAAGAGCATGTGAAAGGatttgtcaccaagtactttaaagaaaggacgGATTTAGCCACCAAGCTCTCGCAACGGATGTCGCGAGAtaaaaacctgagagaaatagcggccaatcctctaaacacagcacttctttgccttttatgcGAAGAGTTTGAGGGCACACTCCCCGAAAGCagagctcaactgtacttggatatggttgaatgtgttttgagaagatatagaaaaaggAAGGGACTACTAGAAAAGATCGAAGACTTGACAAACCATTACAAACCACAATTgaatcaccttggaaaggtagcgttgaatggtttacttgacgataagttagattttaatgaaagtgaattgagaaaccatgcaaaagacctgactgaatttggatttctgtcagtgCAGCCTGGTGGCAGCAAACTGAGACAAACACTGCACTATGccttcttacataaaagttttcaagaattctttgcagcattcttcatttcttctcagattcaaagcaaggagatgaaacctgaagaactagTTTCCGATCCAAGGTATTTCGttgaacttaaacaaatacttttgttttcatgtggaattttggccatgaaatgcgatgaacaggttgtggctcttgtaaagagtttaacaaataaagtcaacaaaaatgaaggccgtggtgcaaaaattgtattggaggccatcaacgaatgcaaaagagaaaaaagtgattttcactcGCATTTATTGAAGTCGTTTGGAACTGGATTGAATctgaccaatttggatttgtctcggaatcgtattagtgatgcgggtgctacatgtattgctgaggcaatcaaagtgaacaagacgctaaccaatttgtatttgcacaacaatggtattagtgctgcgggtgctacatgtattgctgaggcaatcaaagtgaacaagacgctaaccaatttggatttgtctgggaatgatattagtgctgcgggtgctacatgtattgctgaggcaatcaaagtgaacaagacgctaaccaatttggatttggacaacaatggtattagtgatgcgggtgctacatgtattgctgaggcaatcaaagtgaacaagacgctaaccaatttggatttgtcttggaatggtattagtgatgcgggtgctacatgtattgctgaggcaatcaaagtgaacaagacgctaaccaatttggatttgcgaggtaatggtattagtgatgcgggtgctacatgtattgctgaggcaatcaaagtgaacaagacgctaaccaatttggatttgtctctcaatgatattagtgatgcgggtgctacatgtattgctgaggcaatcaaagtgaacaagacgctaaccaatttggatttgtcttggaatggtattagtgctgcgggtgctacatgtattgctgaggcaatcaaagtgaacaagacgctaaccaatttgtatttgcacaacaatggtattagtgctgcgggtgctacatgtattgctgaggcaatcaaagtgaacaagacgctaaccaatttggatttgcgaggtaatggtattagtgatgcgggtgctacatgtattgctgaggcaatcaaagtgaacaagacgctaaccaatttggatttggacaacaatggtattagtgatgcgggtgctacatgtattgctgaggcaatgaaagtgaacaagacgctaaccaatttggatttgcgaggtaatggtattagtgatgcgggtgctacatgtattgctgaggcaatcaaagtgaacaagacgctaaccaatttggatttgtctctcaatgatattagtgatgcgggtgctacatgtattgctgaggcaatgaaagtgaacaagacgctaaccaatttggattcGTCTgggaatggtattagtgctgcgggtgctacatgtattgctgaggcaatcatagtcaacaagacgctaaattaa